ATTGTCGCCACGATCGCCGCGTTCTTTCCTGAACAAGCAAAAATCTCTACTCGATTTTCCGTGTATTTCGTTGTGATAGGAAACGAACGTGCCGCCGCGTTTATGAGGCACGTCGTTTGGAATTATGATGTTCCGACTTTTGTTGGTGAAGATGAAGGTGAACCTATCATCGTCGTCAATCTGGCCCGTATCATTGAAGGGCCGACCAACGTTGAAGCTCAATTTATTGAAGTATTGAGCACGACAGCGCATGAATGTTTTCATGCCGCATTCTCAGTTTTAAAAAAATCTTTGCCCGAATCTGTCAAAGCACGTAACGTCGCTGAACTATTATTGGAGGTCGTGCAAAACGAAGGCGTTGCGTACTATCTTTCCCAGCAAACTCATATTGGAGATGGAACTCTCTCCCGGCGATGGTTTGACGGCACCGCACAAGCCGTAGAAGCGCTGAACAGCGTCCTCTTGGAAATGTCTTCGCCGAATTTAACTCGCTCCCGGGCACAGGAATTGATGATGAATGCCAATCTCTCCGGTTCCTTCGAAAGCAATTACGGTGCCACTGCCGGTATGCGCATGGCGTACGAAATCGACAAACGCTTCGGCAGGCCGGCTCTGACAGCAACTTTAATGGGTGGAAGCCGCTCATTTATTTCAACATATATGCAAGCATGTCTTCGCGATGGAACTCTCCCGAAGATCGATAAACAAGTATTGTTTTTATTACGCCAATAAAAAACGCCAGGTTTCGATAATTTCATAAAGTGTCTTCCATTAAGCATGTCCATCAGGAAACAGCTATTTACTGTTCTTCCTCTCTCCTGCAGTTTATGCGCGAAAATAGTTATCATGGTTTTTTAAAAAATGATGTTCTAAAATATATATTTGTGTTCATGTAATTGCACTCCTACGGTAGGTTAAATCCTATAGAAGAATCAGAGATATACTGATTTCGTTGTGTATCACTATTATGCAAATTGTTCATGCATGAAGGTCGCTGGCAATTGTTACTCGATATTTTAGTGTTTTAGATAAAAAAGAGATAAGAAATAGCTTATACATGATGAGTATGGTCAAGGGAAAATAATTATGAGTACCACTTCATTACCGACTCAATATGCCCCTGCAGAACGAGCAGCCGATGATGTTCTCGACCGACAAATTGATTATTTCAAAAGCATTCCGTTGCAATGCGAAGTGCTGAATGCTGTACCGGGCATTGTCGTTATGCTGAATGGAAATCGGCAGATTGTCTTTGCAAATTTCGCGCTGAACAATTTAGTAGAGTCGCACAATGATAATTCTCCTCTGGGGAAACGACCAGGCGAGGTATTGCATTGTATGCATGCCTTAGAGAGTGAAGGCGGCTGCGGCACAACGGAATTCTGTCGTACGTGCGGTGCAGTACGGGCCATTCTGACAAGTCAGAAAGGTAATGCGAACGTGCAGGAATGTTTGATTACACGAATCGGCGATTTAAATCCGCTGGAACTAAGCATCTCGGCAACACCTTTTTCATTCCATGAGGAGCTGTTTACTATTTTTACTGTCACAGATATCAGCCACGAAAAACGTCGTCGTGCACTTGAACGTATTTTCTTCCATGATGTTTTAAATACCGCAAGCGGATTGAGCGTGAACTTGGAAATGTTTGAAGAGGCAAGCCCGGAAGAAGAGGAAGAGTTTAAAAGCACAATGGGAATTCTCACACGCAAGCTTATCGATGAGATTAAGGCACAACGCGAACTTGCCGCTGCGGAAATTAATGAAATAATCGTGACACCGACAACAATTGATTCGCTCAATTTTATACAAGAGTATTGTGAGATTTACCGACATCTCACCGTTTCAGAAAACCTGAAAATTCAAATCGATTCAAATGCTGCGCGAGTTTTATTCACATCCGATGCAACATTACTGGGACGTGTATTGGGAAACATGATTAAAAACGCGCTGGAAGCATCTCAACAAGAGAAGACTGTTAGTGTCGGATGTATTCAACAAACCGGGCACGTAGAGTTTTGGGTACATAATTCAACATTTATGCCGCGGAATGTACAATTACAAATATTCCAGCGTTCTTTTTCCACGAAAGGCTCGAACCGCGGACTCGGCACCTACAGCATGAAATTATTAGGCGAGCGATTTCTTCATGGCAAAGTTGACTTCTCGACATCACCGGAAGAAGGAACGACATTCCGATTGATAGTACCGTTCGAGCTTCATGCTGATAAGATTGCTGCATAGAGAATCTCTACAACGTGACTTACTTCTCTCATACTTGTTTGCGAAGCAACAACACCGTTAGCACAGCAGAGAGCAGCAAGAGAGATAGAAAGACGGCTACCTCTTCAATTCCTAACACAGGCAGCAGCACGGAACATGTCGTTAATGCGCCGATGGACGAGCCGAACACATCAAACGCGTACATACTTCCTACATTTGACGAACGGTGAAGATATAATCGATTCGCAATCCCAAAAAGCATTCCGATCAATCCTCCGCTCACTATCGTAACGAAGAGTGTGATAGGAATGAGTTGTACAAGCAATAAGAAGTCCAATAGTTTTGGCAAGAAAAGTACAACACTCATGAGTGTTATCAGCACCGCGAGCAAGAGGGCCTTCTGGTTATATTGCCTGCTCGCCCGCGAAGCAATCTGTGTACCTAATGCCAAACCAAGCATGTTTGCAGCGATCATAGCACCAACCATCTCATAGATTGAGCCGAATGCTTCCTGAAAGTTTAACAAGAAAAGAAGATTCAGTGCCATACCGGTCATTCCACAGATCGTCGTGATTGCAGCAAGTGCGGTTTGTTTTTGTTTCTCCGGTTGTCTCCATCGTAAAAGAAAGAGCAGCAGCAAGAGTCCAGAACCAGCACCGCCGGCAGCATAAATCCAATAACGCGTCATGGATGTAAGGAACCGGTTGCTTCCATGCAGAAATTTATTCCAAAGTAAGAGATCATAATAATATGTCACAGGATTGTCGTCGGTGTTCATTCGTACATTCTTTGCGGATTCCAAGGTGTTTGTAATAAAATTTATTCTGTCCGGCGGCATCAATTCAGCAAACATATATTTGGAAAAGTATTCGGCAGAAATTCCAGCGGCGGTATAACGGTGCGCAAGAGAATCCGGCTGCGAAATTAACGGCGTACTGCTGGTCGTTCCCATGAGCACTGCATGTGTTCCAGGAACAATCAATGAGTTCGTGAACACATGGTTAAATGTTTGGTAAAGAGAAGCGTTCAAGTTTTTTAATTCATCCGCAAGATATTCAGTTGATGATGGAAATGAAAAAGCGAAAATACCGTTCCCATTGAGTGATTGATAACAGAGCTGAAAGAATTCCACTGTATAGAATCGATTTAAGCTTGCCGTCGATGGTTCACCAACATTCATTAAAATAACATCGAAGGAATGCTGTTTGCGGCGCAGCAGTTCTCGTCCATCCACATTCATGAAGTGCACTCGCGAATCGTGCAGTGCTTGTTGATCTTGAATATTCATGACCGGTTCGACGAACGGAAGAAGAGCGGGATCGATCTCAACATATTGCACCTCATGAACCGAATAGCGTAAGACTTCCTTCAACACTCCATTGAATCCTCCGCCCAGAACAAGCACACGCTTTGCATCGGAATGATGAATCATGACTGGATGGGTAAAGAGTTCGGCATCGTACGCATTAGGAATGTTATATGCGGGTCTACCGTCGGCAAAGACGGTAGACTGGTTATCCAGGTACAATAGAGAGAGATTTTGATATTTCGTGTCAATAGAACGGACAAATGTTAGCTTACTGTTTATGAACGACCACTGATATGAATTAATTGTATTTTCCAGCGAACGAATAGGCCGGGCTACAACAACGAATACGATGATGATGACGGCTAAGGAAAGCATTATGAACCATTTTTTTGGAGAGACCATAATCCAAAACACTTCGCCCCAGGCAATGACAACAATAAGAAAGACAATTTGCAGCGTCGAAAACAGTACCGCAAAAACGAAAGAAAACAATAATCCGCCAACAACACTTCCGAATGATTCAAGCACATACGCTTTGTTCACACCAAGCCAGAGTTCATCGTTTTCTGAAGTCAATGACTTTGCGCCAAGCGTGAAAAGCATTCCCCATAAAAAACATCCGATACTAAGAACAACAAATGAAAATCCAAACAGATCAAGCATTGAAAGAAATTCACCGGTAGTTGTGGGGAGAAATACACGAACAAATTTTACCGCGAGAATTTGCACAAACGTTACGAGCGGCGTTACAGCAATACCAACGAGAAAGAGGCGGGAGACATTTCGGTTGTGATTGACTACAAAATTTCCGAATGCACTCCCGAGACCGATCCACACCAACCAGCACGCGAAGATGATTCCGATGCTTAATTCGTTGCCATAGAAGCTGACAAGGAATTCCCGGACGAGAAGAATCTGCGAGAGGATAGAACTGAAGCCTATATAAAAAAGGGATAGTTGTTTTGAGCGTGAAAAATTTGAATCTGTTTTAGAGAACAAAAGCCCGCTGAGTAATTTACTCCCGGGCTTTCGATTCATTTCGCGAAACAATGTCATTGCTACTTTTTATATACAGGCAAGCACCAATTGCGGTACTTTGCCGTTCTGCCAAACACAACATCAAAAAATAGATCGCGTAATTTAAGCGTAAGTGGTCCCATCTTTCCATCAGCAATGAGACGATGATCGATTTTTGTGATAGAAACTAATTGAACGCCGGTCCCGCCAAAAAAGAGTTCATCCGCAAGAAACAATTCCGTCCGGTCGATGGAACGTTCCTGCACCTGCATTCCCAATTCGTCTTGTATCAACTGAATGAACGTCCGGCGCACAATACCTTCTAAAATATTTTCCGTCACCGGCGGTGTTATGAAAACGCCGTTCTTCACCATGAAAATGTTTTCTGCAGAACCTTCGGACACGTGGCCATTCTGGCTC
Above is a window of Ignavibacteriales bacterium DNA encoding:
- a CDS encoding ATP-binding protein gives rise to the protein MSTTSLPTQYAPAERAADDVLDRQIDYFKSIPLQCEVLNAVPGIVVMLNGNRQIVFANFALNNLVESHNDNSPLGKRPGEVLHCMHALESEGGCGTTEFCRTCGAVRAILTSQKGNANVQECLITRIGDLNPLELSISATPFSFHEELFTIFTVTDISHEKRRRALERIFFHDVLNTASGLSVNLEMFEEASPEEEEEFKSTMGILTRKLIDEIKAQRELAAAEINEIIVTPTTIDSLNFIQEYCEIYRHLTVSENLKIQIDSNAARVLFTSDATLLGRVLGNMIKNALEASQQEKTVSVGCIQQTGHVEFWVHNSTFMPRNVQLQIFQRSFSTKGSNRGLGTYSMKLLGERFLHGKVDFSTSPEEGTTFRLIVPFELHADKIAA
- a CDS encoding fused MFS/spermidine synthase; the encoded protein is MNRKPGSKLLSGLLFSKTDSNFSRSKQLSLFYIGFSSILSQILLVREFLVSFYGNELSIGIIFACWLVWIGLGSAFGNFVVNHNRNVSRLFLVGIAVTPLVTFVQILAVKFVRVFLPTTTGEFLSMLDLFGFSFVVLSIGCFLWGMLFTLGAKSLTSENDELWLGVNKAYVLESFGSVVGGLLFSFVFAVLFSTLQIVFLIVVIAWGEVFWIMVSPKKWFIMLSLAVIIIVFVVVARPIRSLENTINSYQWSFINSKLTFVRSIDTKYQNLSLLYLDNQSTVFADGRPAYNIPNAYDAELFTHPVMIHHSDAKRVLVLGGGFNGVLKEVLRYSVHEVQYVEIDPALLPFVEPVMNIQDQQALHDSRVHFMNVDGRELLRRKQHSFDVILMNVGEPSTASLNRFYTVEFFQLCYQSLNGNGIFAFSFPSSTEYLADELKNLNASLYQTFNHVFTNSLIVPGTHAVLMGTTSSTPLISQPDSLAHRYTAAGISAEYFSKYMFAELMPPDRINFITNTLESAKNVRMNTDDNPVTYYYDLLLWNKFLHGSNRFLTSMTRYWIYAAGGAGSGLLLLLFLLRWRQPEKQKQTALAAITTICGMTGMALNLLFLLNFQEAFGSIYEMVGAMIAANMLGLALGTQIASRASRQYNQKALLLAVLITLMSVVLFLPKLLDFLLLVQLIPITLFVTIVSGGLIGMLFGIANRLYLHRSSNVGSMYAFDVFGSSIGALTTCSVLLPVLGIEEVAVFLSLLLLSAVLTVLLLRKQV